In Erwinia pyrifoliae DSM 12163, the genomic window ATATGGATAGAGAGTCTAATTTAATGCAGTACCCGATAGAGACGACGACAGATAATCATTTTTATCTGAATACCAATGAACCTCGTTGGGATATCGTTTCCAGAGAAAGGTTTAAGCGCCTGGATGAGATGGTAAGATTTATTCAAAGCAACCGGGGTATGAAGCTGGTTGCCTGATGATCATGGCTGGAGATGGTCGTCCGGGATCACGAAGCCCGGACTGGTGCTTTTAACACATGCTCTGCCCTTGCACCGGCTGATATGCCTGCCGCATCGGGGGCAGGCAGTTTGCACTGCCCGGTGTGCAGATGCTAACCGCTTTGCACTTGTCTCCCTTTTACCTTAGATAAGAAGAGAGTTATGCCCATCGATCTGCGTCAACCTTATCCATTGCTTAACAGCTATGTATTTAATCACTATCGCCAGTACTGCCCGGCGGAGTATCACGATGACATTGCGCATGACCGTTGCCTGCAGCCGGATTATGGCCGCTGGCTGAGCGGGCAAAATCCACTGCCGCACTGGTTGAGTCATCCGCCGCCGCAGGGCAGCGAACAACAGCGGTTAGATCGCGCCAAAGGGGCGCTGGTCGGGCTGGCGGTGGCGGATGCGGTGGGCACCACGCTGGAGTTTCTGCCGCGTGACCAGCAGTTCGTCAGCGATATGGTGGGCGGCGGCCCCTTTCAGCTGAACGCGGGCGAGTGGACCGATGACACTTCAATGGCGCTGTGCCTGGCGGAAACCTATCTTGATCTCGGCAGGCTGGATCTGACCGAGTTTCGTAACCGGCTGGTTAACTGGTATCGACAAGGGGTCAACAGCGCCAACGGTACCTGTTTTGATATCGGTAATGCCACCCGTTATGCGCTGGAGCAGTACCTGCTTCAGGGCGCTGACTGGTTCGGCAATACCGAGCCTCATAGCGCGGGCAATGCGGCGATTATCCGTCTGGCCCCGGCGGCGATTTTTCAGCGTCACTCTCTGCTGCGTACCCTGCATGATGCAGAACAGCAGGGGCGCGCCACTCACGGCGCGCTGGAGTCGCTGGATGCCAGCCGCCTGCTGGCGCGGGTGCTCTGTTTACTGCTGAATGGCGCAGATAAGCGCACGGTAATGGCTCCGGCGCTGTGTCCGTTTAATGCCCGAACCGCGCTGATTAACGCCGGGGAATATCAGCAGAAATCCCGCGAGCAGATCCGCTCCAGCGGCTATGTTATTGATACGCTGGAAGCGGCGATGTGGGCGGTATGGCAGACGGATAATTTCCGTGATGCGGTGCTGCTGGCGGCCAATCTGGCCGACGATGCCGACAGCGTGGCCGCCACCGCCGGTCAGATTGCCGGGGCGCTTTACGGCTACAGCGCCATCCCGCTGGAGTGGCGAAAAAAACTGGTCGAAGAGCCGCGCATTGCCCTGCTGGCGCAGCAATTGTTTGCAGCCGCGCCGGTGGCGTAGCGCATTATTGCCCAGTCTGACCGCCGAATCCCTTCCGTACTTAGCGCAACCGCCCCGGAGTAACGATGCAAAAAAACCGCTCAGACCGACAGCCGCCGGGACTGATTCTCAGTGCTGACGGGCGTCCCTGCTGTTTCTGGCAGCCGTCAATGCCGGACTATCATGATAATGAGTGGGGCAGGCCGGTGGTGGACGACCGCCTGCTATTTGAAAAAGTCTGCCTGGAGAGCTTCCACTCCGGCATGTCGTGGCAGATGATTTACCACAAACGTGAAAATTTTCGCCGCGCCTTTGACGGCTTCGACTATCGGCGCGTGGCGTGCTACGACGACGAGGATGTGGCGCGGCTGATGGCGGATCAAGGCATCGTGCGCAATCGAGCGAAAATCTGCTCGGCAATCAATAATGCGCGCTGTGCGCTGGCGCTGGAGCAGGAGGCGGGTTCGCTGGCCGCGTGGTTCTGGCAATTTGCCCCCGCAGCAGAGGATCGCCCGGCGCTTATTGATTTTGATGACTGGCAGACGCACAAAACCTCCCCACAGGCGATAGCCATGTCGCAGGCGCTGAAGAAGCGCGGCTGGACGTGGGTAGGGCCGGTAACCGCGTATTCACTGATGCAGGCGCTGGGGCTGGTGAACGATCATCTTGCAGGCTGCTGCTGCCGTGAGGCATGCGAAACCGCCCGCTTGCTATTAGCGGGGCGCTCTTAGCGAATTAATGCAGCGCACTGTCGTCTTTCGACTGATTCAGCGCCGTTCTGCATTGTGTCTGGCGCTGGGATCGGCGAAAATGCCGACCATTAACGTTCAATCAGCTGTGGATCCCGCTACGCACGCTGCGTGACGGAGTGGCACAGCGCCAAACCAGAAGAATCTTCATGTCAAATGCACCTTTTATGCAAGAGGTGGCCCGCCGCCGCACTTTTGCCATCATTTCCCATCCGGACGCCGGAAAAACCACCATCACCGAAAAAGTGCTGCTGTTCGGACAGGCAATCCAGACCGCCGGTACGGTAAAAGGCCGTGGCTCCAGCCAGCATGCCAAATCTGACTGGATGGAAATGGAGAAGCAGCGTGGCATCTCCATCACCACCTCGGTGATGCAGTTTCCCTATCGCGGCAGCCTGGTAAACCTGTTGGATACCCCAGGGCACGAAGACTTCTCTGAAGATACCTACCGTACCCTGACGGCGGTGGACTGCTGCCTGATGGTGATCGACGCGGCAAAAGGCGTTGAGGATCGTACCCGCAAGCTGATGGAAGTCACCCGCCTGCGCGATACGCCGATCCTGACCTTTATGAACAAGCTGGATCGCGATATCCGTGACCCGATGGAAGTGATGGATGAGGTGGAAAGCGAGCTGAAAATCGCCTGTGCGCCGATTACCTGGCCGGTTGGCTGCGGCAAGCTGTTTAAGGGCGTTTACCATCTGTATAAAGATGAAACCTATCTGTATCAGTCCGGTAAAGGCCACACCATTCAGGAAGTGCGCGTGGTGAAAGGACTGAATAACCCGGAGCTGGATGCCGCCATCGGCGAAGACCTCGCTGCCCAGCTGCGCGACGAGCTTGAACTGGTGCAGGGTGCCTCGCACGAATTCGACCGTGACGCGTTCCTCAACGGTAAACTCAGCCCGGTATTCTTCGGTACGGCGTTGGGTAACTTCGGCGTTGACCATATGCTCGACGGGCTGGTGGAGTGGGCGCCATCGCCGATGCCGCGTAACACCGATCTGCGCACCGT contains:
- the tri1 gene encoding ADP-ribosylarginine hydrolase Tri1 translates to MPIDLRQPYPLLNSYVFNHYRQYCPAEYHDDIAHDRCLQPDYGRWLSGQNPLPHWLSHPPPQGSEQQRLDRAKGALVGLAVADAVGTTLEFLPRDQQFVSDMVGGGPFQLNAGEWTDDTSMALCLAETYLDLGRLDLTEFRNRLVNWYRQGVNSANGTCFDIGNATRYALEQYLLQGADWFGNTEPHSAGNAAIIRLAPAAIFQRHSLLRTLHDAEQQGRATHGALESLDASRLLARVLCLLLNGADKRTVMAPALCPFNARTALINAGEYQQKSREQIRSSGYVIDTLEAAMWAVWQTDNFRDAVLLAANLADDADSVAATAGQIAGALYGYSAIPLEWRKKLVEEPRIALLAQQLFAAAPVA
- a CDS encoding DNA-3-methyladenine glycosylase I, coding for MQKNRSDRQPPGLILSADGRPCCFWQPSMPDYHDNEWGRPVVDDRLLFEKVCLESFHSGMSWQMIYHKRENFRRAFDGFDYRRVACYDDEDVARLMADQGIVRNRAKICSAINNARCALALEQEAGSLAAWFWQFAPAAEDRPALIDFDDWQTHKTSPQAIAMSQALKKRGWTWVGPVTAYSLMQALGLVNDHLAGCCCREACETARLLLAGRS
- the prfC gene encoding peptide chain release factor 3, producing MSNAPFMQEVARRRTFAIISHPDAGKTTITEKVLLFGQAIQTAGTVKGRGSSQHAKSDWMEMEKQRGISITTSVMQFPYRGSLVNLLDTPGHEDFSEDTYRTLTAVDCCLMVIDAAKGVEDRTRKLMEVTRLRDTPILTFMNKLDRDIRDPMEVMDEVESELKIACAPITWPVGCGKLFKGVYHLYKDETYLYQSGKGHTIQEVRVVKGLNNPELDAAIGEDLAAQLRDELELVQGASHEFDRDAFLNGKLSPVFFGTALGNFGVDHMLDGLVEWAPSPMPRNTDLRTVTATDEKFSGFVFKIQANMDPKHRDRVAFMRVVSGKYEKGMKLRQVRTGKDVVIADALTFMAGDRSHVEEAYPGDIIGLHNHGTIQIGDTFTQGENMKFTGIPNFAPELFRRIRLRDPLKQKQLLKGLVQLSEEGAVQVFRPVHNNDLIVGAVGVLQFDVVVARLKSEYNVEAIYEAINVSTARWVECDDVKKFDEFQRKNEINLALDGGDNLTYIAPTMVNLNITQERYPDVVFRKTREH